The proteins below are encoded in one region of Hordeum vulgare subsp. vulgare chromosome 3H, MorexV3_pseudomolecules_assembly, whole genome shotgun sequence:
- the LOC123444488 gene encoding clp protease adapter protein ClpF, chloroplastic: MQGISVCDSVVSPHGTSCRSACVARNDLRFCYKINPVSHGACAWRWCAEKLHVRTDRRKMNTTVRTNARWFFGGDARNSNSDGNAKARLERSESANEDILIFYFQLDVQTRIQYALNIEQFDAAKQLREKLAEMETEINRQREAKRGSSKNEAQDKSLNLLRARADLQKAIESENYALAAELRDTIAKLEGDSLALSAKALAYQSVKYEFRLGQKVRHKVHGYRAVICGMDPVCCESKSWMETANVEKLSKGPNQPFYQVLVDVYADPELLVAYVAEENLLEADESEKGRFEHPYTEFLFYGEDMARDFIPVKQLREKYDQPRYEASGDENDDDGTTDS; this comes from the exons ATGCAAGGCATATCTGTGTGCGATTCGGTCGTCTCGCCCCATGGAACAAGCTGCAGATCAGCTTGTGTTGCCAGGAATGATCTGAGGTTCTGTTACAAAATAAATCCAGTAAGCCATGGGGCATGCGCGTGGCGCTGGTGTGCGGAAAAGCTGCACGTGAGGACCGACCGCAGAAAAATGAACACCACAGTAAGGACCAATGCCAGATGGTTCTTTGGGGGAGATGCTCGTAATAGCAACAGTGATGGTAATGCTAAGGCGAGGCTGGAGCGCAGTGAGTCTGCTAACGAAGACATCTTGATCTTCTACTTTCAGCTGGATGTACAGACTCGGATACAG TATGCATTGAATATAGAGCAATTTGATGCGGCAAAGCAATTAAGGGAAAAGCTCGCTGAG ATGGAAACAGAGATAAATAGGCAGCGTGAAGCTAAAAGAGGTTCATCGAAGAATGAAGCTCAAGATAAATCTTTAAATCTCCTACGTGCGCG TGCAGATTTGCAGAAGGCCATTGAGAGCGAGAACTATGCTTTGGCAGCTGAGCTGCGTGACACAATCGCTAAGCTTGAG GGTGATTCTCTGGCACTCTCTGCTAAAGCCCTGGCTTACCAAAGTGTGAAATATGAGTTTCGACTAGGGCAAAAAGTACGCCACAAAGTACATG GATATAGAGCTGTGATATGTGGCATGGATCCTGTGTGCTGTGAATCTAAGTCATGGATGGAGACGGCAAATGTGGAGAAGTTATCTAAAGGACCAAATCAACCTTTTTATCAA GTGCTGGTTGATGTATATGCTGATCCAGAACTCCTTGTTGCATATG TCGCAGAAGAAAATCTTTTAGAAGCTGACGAATCAGAGAAA GGAAGGTTTGAGCACCCCTACACCGAATTCCTATTTTATGGTGAGGACATGGCTCGggacttcattcctgtgaagcaACTCCGTGAGAAGTATGACCAGCCACGTTATGAAGCTTCTGGAGATGAAAATGACGACGATGGCACTACAGATAGCTAA
- the LOC123444489 gene encoding isopentenyl phosphate kinase has product MAEAARKQRSAAAPRPVRCIVKLGGAAITNKGELESIDEESLRSACAQLRRAMSDGTSPEKVMGMDWSRRPGDPADPVVDAEGFAGMAGLGLDSNFVVVHGAGSFGHFQASRSGVHKGGLHSTLVKAGFVATRISVTSLNQEIVRALAREGIPSVGISPFACGWSTRQRNVESADASQIIESLHAGFVPVLHGDAVLDELLDCTILSGDVIIRHLAQLLSPKYVVFLTDVHGVYDRPPTDPNAVLLKEIEVDDNGGWSIVKPALQGNRNGVEISVAAHDTTGGMETKILEAAAIARLGVDVYITKVDTEHSLRALKGDVNASSDDWLGTVIRSAK; this is encoded by the exons ATGGCGGAGGCGGCACGGAAGCAGCGGAGCGCCGCCGCGCCCCGCCCCGTCCGCTGCATCGTGAAGCTAG GCGGAGCGGCCATCACGAACAAGGGGGAGCTGGAAAGCATCGACGAGGAGAGCCTGCGGTCGGCGTGCGCGCAGCTGCGGCGGGCCATGTCCGACGGCACCTCCCCGGAGAAGGTTATGGGGATGGACTGGAGCAGGAGGCCCGGCGATCCGGCCGACCCGGTCGTGGACGCGGAGGGGTTCGCGGGCATGGCGGGGCTGGGCCTCGACAGCAACTTCGTCGTCGTCCACGGCGCCG GTTCTTTTGGTCACTTCCAAGCAAGTAGATCTGGAGTACATAAAGGCGGGTTGCATTCAACACTGGTGAAGGCTGGCTTTGTGGCTACAAGAATTTCA GTGACTTCTCTCAACCAGGAAATTGTTAGAGCCTTGGCAAGAG AAGGAATACCGTCTGTTGGGATATCACCATTTGCTTGTGGATGGTCTACTCGGCAAAGAAAT GTTGAATCAGCCGATGCTTCTCAAATCATTGAGTCACTCCATGCTGGCTTTGTCCCT GTTTTGCATGGAGATGCTGTTCTTGATGAATTGCTG GACTGCACCATATTGAGTGGGGACGTCATCATACGCCACCTTGCACAGCTTCTGAGTCCAAAATATGTCGTTTTTCTG ACAGATGTTCATGGAGTATATGACCGTCCTCCAACTGACCCAAATGCAGTACTTCTCAAAGAGATAG AGGTAGATGACAACGGAGGCTGGTCGATTGTAAAACCTGCATTACAAGGCAACAGAAACGGAG TGGAGATATCAGTAGCCGCACACGACACCACCGGAGGAATGGAGACCAAAATACTGGAAGCTGCCGCGATAGCTAGGCTTGGAGTTGATGTGTACATTACAAAG GTTGATACAGAGCACTCCCTGAGAGCCTTGAAGGGGGATGTGAACGCAAGCTCAGACGATTGGCTTGGAACTGTCATACGCTCTGCCAAATAG
- the LOC123444490 gene encoding putative pre-16S rRNA nuclease isoform X1, with protein MNYIFKCRRRCAMRLLKAEELFRKLLEGGSKKKARLLGLDVGSKYVGLAVSDQQNRIALPLSVLGRTKTNINLMADDFKTLVNNYSLAGLVVGYPFNLQGQSSPDASQVSLLVGELCKTGKLDDLSYTYWDENFTSKCVEALLNPLNLNDRVETKTMTDKFAAVCILQGYLDNMNRALTSADNVKSNLSSASGQWAFAS; from the exons ATGAACTACATATTCAAATGT CGCAGGAGGTGTGCAATGAGATTGTTGAAAGCAGAGGAGCTGTTTCGGAAATTGCTTGAGGGTGGGTCCAAGAAGAAGGCTCGGCTACTAGGGCTCGATGTCGGCAGTAAATACGTCGGGCTGGCAGTTTCTGACCAGCAAAACAGGATTGCCTTGCCTCTGAG TGTCTTGGGTAGGACAAAGACAAACATCAATTTGATGGCAGACGATTTCAAAACACTG GTTAACAATTACTCCCTTGCCGGGCTTGTTGTGGGTTATCCATTCAACTTACAGGGTCAATCTTCTCCAGAT GCATCACAAGTAAGCCTTCTCGTAGGAGAACTTTGTAAAACTGGGAAACTTGATGATTTGAGCTACACATATTGGGATGAAAATTTTACCTCAAAG TGCGTAGAAGCCCTTTTAAATCCTCTGAACCTAAACGATCGAGTTGAGACGAAAACAATGACAGATAAATTTGCTGCAGTTTGCATACTCCAG GGTTATTTAGATAACATGAACAGAGCATTGACATCTGCTGATAATGTGAAGAGTAACTTGAGCTCAGCTTCTG GTCAATGGGCATTTGCCTCTTAA
- the LOC123444490 gene encoding putative pre-16S rRNA nuclease isoform X2, producing the protein MRLLKAEELFRKLLEGGSKKKARLLGLDVGSKYVGLAVSDQQNRIALPLSVLGRTKTNINLMADDFKTLVNNYSLAGLVVGYPFNLQGQSSPDASQVSLLVGELCKTGKLDDLSYTYWDENFTSKCVEALLNPLNLNDRVETKTMTDKFAAVCILQGYLDNMNRALTSADNVKSNLSSASGQWAFAS; encoded by the exons ATGAGATTGTTGAAAGCAGAGGAGCTGTTTCGGAAATTGCTTGAGGGTGGGTCCAAGAAGAAGGCTCGGCTACTAGGGCTCGATGTCGGCAGTAAATACGTCGGGCTGGCAGTTTCTGACCAGCAAAACAGGATTGCCTTGCCTCTGAG TGTCTTGGGTAGGACAAAGACAAACATCAATTTGATGGCAGACGATTTCAAAACACTG GTTAACAATTACTCCCTTGCCGGGCTTGTTGTGGGTTATCCATTCAACTTACAGGGTCAATCTTCTCCAGAT GCATCACAAGTAAGCCTTCTCGTAGGAGAACTTTGTAAAACTGGGAAACTTGATGATTTGAGCTACACATATTGGGATGAAAATTTTACCTCAAAG TGCGTAGAAGCCCTTTTAAATCCTCTGAACCTAAACGATCGAGTTGAGACGAAAACAATGACAGATAAATTTGCTGCAGTTTGCATACTCCAG GGTTATTTAGATAACATGAACAGAGCATTGACATCTGCTGATAATGTGAAGAGTAACTTGAGCTCAGCTTCTG GTCAATGGGCATTTGCCTCTTAA